In a single window of the Nicotiana tomentosiformis chromosome 8, ASM39032v3, whole genome shotgun sequence genome:
- the LOC104090766 gene encoding uncharacterized protein has protein sequence MGKGEDLWDDSALINAFNDAVSKYKIMHGKGAKLSSKEENLAALDDGSNELKSNGEGDDNGKVATDTTIEMGDASNLPSVKENSSSEAVLPENHTGQLNAQNTQDKAIESISSQSVEDYNQLLNTYYELEDQRQKILQQLNQFGIWSYQNSASTSQEHHTYAAHTSHPTESSFYCPYGCQSWVSPCTLSPCCLDASVQGVQQKNSSLQNSNLVNIAKEAAEKVLSSLKQASNTTSPNSFASEGKQIEMNPVTAEKAAGVETDLTEVLNAWYSAGFYTGKYLSEQSYWKKSHG, from the exons ATGGGGAAAGGAGAAGATCTATGGGATGATTCTGCCCTCATCAACGCCTTCAACGATGCCGTTTCCAAGTACAAG ATTATGCATGGAAAAGGAGCTAAACTTAGCAGCAAGGAGGAGAATTTGGCAGCTCTTGATGACGGAAGCAATGAGCTTAAAAG CAATGGGGAGGGAGATGATAACGGCAAAGTTGCAACAGATACCACTATAGAAATGGGAGATGCAAGCAACCTGCCATCAGTCAAAGAAAATTCCTCTTCTGAGGCAGTTCTCCCTGAAAACCATACTGGTCAGCTGAATGCGCAAAACACCCAGGATAAGGCCATAGAGAGCATCAGTTCACAGAGTGTAGAAGATTACAATCAGTTACTCAATACATATTACGAACTTGAGGATCAAAGGCAAAAGATTTTGCAGCAACTTAACCAGTTTGGCATATGGAGTTACCAAAATTCTGCTTCTACTTCACAAGAACATCACACTTATGCAGCACATACTTCACATCCAACAGAATCTTCTTTCTACTGCCCATATGGATGCCAAAGTTGGGTGTCTCCATGCACACTATCACCTTGTTGTTTGGATGCTTCTGTACAAGGTGTTCAACAAAAGAACTCATCTCTTCAAAATTCTAATTTGGTTAATATAGCAAAGGAAGCTGCAGAAAAAGTACTATCCTCTTTAAAGCAAGCTTCTAACACGACTTCACCGAATTCATTTGCAAGTGAAG GAAAACAAATAGAGATGAACCCTGTTACTGCAGAGAAAGCTGCTGGCGTGGAGACAGATCTAACGGAAGTGCTGAATGCATGGTACTCTGCAGGCTTTTACACTGGAAA GTATCTTTCCGAGCAATCATATTGGAAGAAGAGCCATGGTTAA